A genomic stretch from Candidatus Omnitrophota bacterium includes:
- a CDS encoding 4Fe-4S dicluster domain-containing protein has protein sequence MRAYISESDLFKLLGRLKPGYDVFIPVKKGQQRFYKRYDAPEDGIVIGEVRPFEPLKAFFSKARQVVAEGFQDTAPSAGKPCCIVGVKACDLKGFKVQDFVFKDHDYQDPFYLAARADNLIISSDCTCAIETCFCLALGIKPYPQEDFDINLSQISGGFVVLSGSTKGEDLIKNNPDLFKAPPGGADRQVEDVRMRVSKEVDKNIRDNNIPHQDALKGAMERQYKSDIWEDEAKTCVECGACNTICPTCHCFLLYDQKDAGRMERFRIWDSCLVKDFAKVAGGANPRPKLWMRLRNRFEKKFDFFPKVAGVYACTGCGRCISACPAKIDIRKVLRRLAGNA, from the coding sequence ATGCGCGCGTATATTTCAGAAAGTGATCTATTTAAATTGTTAGGCAGGTTAAAGCCGGGTTACGATGTTTTTATCCCCGTCAAGAAGGGCCAACAGCGCTTCTATAAGCGTTATGACGCCCCCGAAGACGGCATCGTGATAGGAGAGGTCAGGCCGTTTGAGCCGCTTAAGGCCTTTTTTAGTAAGGCAAGGCAGGTGGTTGCTGAGGGTTTTCAGGACACCGCGCCCTCTGCGGGCAAGCCCTGTTGCATTGTAGGGGTCAAGGCATGCGACCTCAAAGGGTTCAAGGTCCAGGACTTCGTATTTAAGGACCACGATTATCAGGACCCGTTTTATCTTGCTGCCCGCGCGGATAATCTTATTATATCCTCTGACTGCACCTGCGCGATAGAGACCTGTTTTTGCCTGGCTTTAGGCATTAAGCCATACCCTCAAGAGGACTTTGATATCAATCTTTCTCAGATAAGCGGCGGATTTGTCGTGTTGAGCGGTTCCACTAAAGGCGAAGACCTTATAAAGAATAATCCGGATCTGTTCAAGGCCCCGCCCGGCGGAGCAGACAGACAGGTTGAGGATGTAAGGATGCGGGTCTCAAAAGAGGTTGATAAGAATATCAGGGATAATAATATACCACATCAGGATGCCTTGAAAGGCGCTATGGAGCGCCAGTATAAGTCGGATATATGGGAGGATGAGGCAAAGACCTGCGTTGAGTGCGGCGCCTGCAATACCATATGTCCTACCTGCCATTGTTTTCTGCTGTATGATCAGAAGGACGCCGGCCGGATGGAGCGTTTCCGTATCTGGGATTCCTGCCTGGTAAAGGATTTTGCCAAAGTAGCGGGAGGCGCCAATCCCCGCCCTAAACTCTGGATGCGCCTGAGGAACAGGTTTGAAAAGAAATTTGATTTTTTTCCCAAGGTAGCAGGCGTGTACGCGTGCACGGGATGCGGCCGCTGTATTTCGGCCTGCCCGGCAAAGATAGATATAAGGAAGGTCTTAAGGAGATTGGCAGGCAATGCGTAA
- a CDS encoding FAD/NAD(P)-binding protein, which produces MRNLNPYRPIKADVLDVITETPSIKTIRFKPAEPISFKTGQFVEITIPGVGEAPFTPSSKPSVKDIMEVSVMKVGKVTEKIHGLGKGDVIGVRGPFGKGYPVDDFRDKEVLIVGGGCGFAPLRSLMYEFFERSGQFKKLFFRGGCRSPKELVYKEESKEWAKRKDFDIEITVDKGDEEWTGHVGLVTALLDKVDMDYKSGIGVVCGPPIMMKFATRKLLELGFKESNIYLSMEKNMSCGIGKCGHCRIGTYYACKDGPVFKYSQIKDFPEIWD; this is translated from the coding sequence ATGCGTAATCTAAACCCATACAGGCCGATCAAGGCGGATGTCTTAGACGTCATAACGGAAACGCCCTCCATAAAGACGATAAGGTTTAAACCGGCGGAGCCGATAAGTTTTAAGACCGGGCAGTTTGTGGAGATCACCATACCGGGAGTGGGAGAGGCGCCGTTCACTCCTTCATCAAAGCCGTCGGTAAAAGACATAATGGAAGTAAGCGTGATGAAGGTGGGCAAGGTCACCGAAAAGATCCATGGGCTTGGCAAGGGGGACGTGATCGGCGTAAGAGGGCCGTTCGGCAAGGGCTACCCCGTAGATGACTTCAGGGATAAAGAAGTGCTGATCGTCGGCGGAGGATGCGGTTTTGCCCCTTTAAGGAGCTTAATGTATGAATTTTTTGAACGCAGCGGACAGTTTAAGAAATTATTTTTCAGGGGAGGGTGCCGTTCGCCAAAGGAGTTGGTTTATAAAGAGGAATCTAAAGAATGGGCAAAGAGAAAGGATTTTGACATAGAGATCACCGTTGATAAAGGCGATGAGGAATGGACCGGCCACGTTGGATTGGTTACCGCGCTTTTAGATAAGGTGGATATGGATTATAAGAGCGGCATAGGCGTGGTATGCGGGCCGCCGATCATGATGAAGTTCGCCACCAGGAAACTGCTTGAATTGGGATTTAAGGAAAGTAATATATATCTTTCTATGGAGAAAAATATGTCCTGCGGCATCGGTAAGTGCGGCCATTGCCGCATAGGCACGTATTACGCCTGCAAGGACGGGCCGGTGTTTAAGTACAGCCAGATAAAGGATTTTCCGGAGATATGGGATTGA
- a CDS encoding 4Fe-4S dicluster domain-containing protein: MGLRASAEQLHQGRLNVKPQKGKDKRLFVDLDICSSGQCEKCVIRCSYYYHQQGPGNNGIVSVAELATYAVICRKCEQPHCVASCPVDALEQQKDKDKLLIRHNMRCISCKSCSNACPYGTIYPENVPLLIHNCDFCLDRRSHIFEPLCVKSCPYGALQLKEADADLGENTFLVGDNIIVHSAHWEREKA; the protein is encoded by the coding sequence ATGGGATTGAGGGCCAGCGCGGAGCAATTACATCAAGGCAGGTTAAACGTCAAGCCGCAAAAAGGCAAGGATAAGAGGTTATTTGTAGACCTTGATATCTGCAGCAGCGGCCAGTGCGAGAAGTGCGTTATACGGTGCAGTTATTATTATCACCAGCAGGGCCCGGGCAATAACGGTATTGTTTCGGTAGCGGAACTGGCAACCTACGCGGTCATATGCCGCAAGTGCGAGCAGCCGCATTGCGTTGCCTCTTGTCCTGTGGACGCCCTTGAGCAGCAGAAGGACAAGGATAAATTGCTTATAAGGCACAACATGCGCTGTATCAGCTGTAAGTCCTGCTCCAACGCCTGTCCTTACGGCACGATCTATCCGGAAAACGTCCCTCTGCTGATCCACAATTGTGATTTCTGCTTAGACAGAAGGAGCCATATTTTTGAACCGTTGTGCGTAAAGAGCTGCCCTTACGGCGCCTTGCAGCTGAAGGAGGCAGACGCGGACTTAGGCGAGAATACCTTTCTTGTAGGCGATAATATAATAGTCCATTCCGCGCATTGGGAGCGGGAAAAGGCATGA
- a CDS encoding NADH-quinone oxidoreductase subunit H — protein MIYVFYLLFYGFIVTAALGLLASWVDRKVTARVQYRVGPPLLQPLTDIVKLLGKETLIPEGASKAMFIASPVIGLASVILVSTLLWVNNVNPSSGFLGDIIVVVYLLAVPSISIMLGGFASANPFASIGASREMKLILSYELPFLLAVLVAVIKSGFSIRLGEVLAYQAQNGAYAGSLSGILALAVAVMCVQAKLALAPFDIPEAETEVIGGPLIEYSGAGLAVYRLMKNMLLFTLPLFLIILFMGGLRSGGVQIIWSILKALGLVALITVIRNTNPRVRTDHAVRFFWGPMTIIAIIAVVLALAGK, from the coding sequence ATGATTTACGTATTTTATCTTTTATTCTATGGTTTTATAGTAACGGCTGCGCTGGGGCTTCTGGCAAGCTGGGTTGACAGAAAGGTTACGGCGCGTGTACAGTATAGAGTCGGGCCGCCTTTGCTTCAACCGCTGACAGATATTGTAAAACTTTTAGGCAAAGAGACGCTTATACCCGAAGGCGCGTCTAAAGCGATGTTTATTGCCAGCCCGGTAATAGGCTTGGCGAGCGTGATATTGGTATCTACGCTTCTGTGGGTAAATAATGTCAACCCGTCGTCGGGTTTCCTGGGGGATATAATAGTCGTTGTATACCTGCTGGCGGTCCCTTCTATAAGTATTATGCTCGGAGGGTTCGCCTCTGCCAATCCCTTTGCCAGCATCGGCGCCTCGCGCGAGATGAAGCTTATTTTGAGCTATGAACTACCCTTTCTGCTGGCTGTGCTGGTCGCGGTGATAAAATCGGGATTCTCCATCAGATTGGGAGAGGTCCTGGCTTATCAGGCCCAAAACGGCGCGTATGCGGGCAGCTTATCCGGTATATTGGCGCTGGCCGTAGCAGTTATGTGCGTGCAGGCAAAGCTGGCGTTGGCGCCTTTTGACATACCGGAGGCGGAAACAGAAGTTATAGGCGGGCCCCTGATAGAGTATTCAGGCGCGGGGTTAGCGGTTTACCGGCTTATGAAAAATATGCTGCTTTTTACTTTGCCTTTGTTTTTAATAATTTTATTTATGGGGGGCCTGAGATCGGGCGGCGTTCAGATCATCTGGAGCATTTTGAAGGCCTTGGGGCTGGTGGCCTTGATCACCGTGATAAGGAATACCAACCCACGCGTGAGAACCGACCACGCGGTGAGGTTTTTCTGGGGGCCGATGACAATAATCGCGATAATCGCGGTTGTGCTAGCGCTGGCAGGGAAATAA
- the nuoB gene encoding NADH-quinone oxidoreductase subunit NuoB: MSVKLKALLKSPWVFHLSTGSCNNCDIEILDCLTPRFDVERFGMLLAGSIKHADVLLITGSGNRKTMERAKRVYEQMPKPCLVVAIGECALSRGMFINSYNCPVPVDHIIPVDVYIPGCPPKPEAIIAGVVKLIEKIKEKTK; the protein is encoded by the coding sequence ATGTCTGTAAAACTAAAAGCATTGCTAAAATCTCCTTGGGTTTTTCACCTCTCCACCGGCAGTTGCAATAACTGTGATATAGAAATATTGGACTGCCTGACTCCCAGGTTTGACGTGGAGAGATTTGGCATGCTTCTGGCAGGCAGCATTAAACATGCCGACGTGCTTTTGATAACCGGCTCAGGCAACAGGAAAACAATGGAGAGGGCGAAAAGGGTTTATGAGCAGATGCCCAAGCCCTGCCTGGTTGTGGCAATAGGGGAGTGCGCGCTTTCAAGGGGCATGTTCATAAACAGCTATAACTGCCCGGTGCCGGTTGACCACATTATACCGGTTGATGTTTATATCCCTGGATGCCCGCCGAAACCGGAGGCGATAATCGCGGGCGTGGTAAAACTGATAGAAAAGATCAAGGAGAAGACAAAATAG
- a CDS encoding NADH-quinone oxidoreductase subunit C yields MDREDVLKDIEERFSGDIVDISDRSPKRVYIEIKPDSLRKVARYVFRGLGARFNIASGVDMRYHMEILYHFTVEEIDLVISLRVKLDKDKPLEIDSIAPDMEAANWIEREIHEILGVDFKGHPDLRRLLLPDNWPEGVYPLRRDYEEWDNDAIRDRGIK; encoded by the coding sequence ATGGACAGAGAAGATGTCTTAAAGGATATAGAGGAAAGGTTCAGCGGCGACATCGTAGATATATCCGACAGATCGCCGAAGAGGGTATATATTGAGATCAAGCCGGATTCCCTCAGGAAGGTCGCGCGTTATGTATTCAGGGGCCTGGGCGCGCGTTTTAATATCGCTTCAGGCGTTGATATGCGTTACCATATGGAGATACTCTATCATTTTACCGTTGAGGAGATCGACCTGGTCATTTCGTTAAGGGTAAAGCTGGATAAGGATAAGCCGCTTGAGATAGATTCCATCGCGCCGGATATGGAAGCGGCTAACTGGATAGAAAGAGAGATACACGAGATCCTGGGCGTGGATTTCAAGGGCCATCCCGATCTAAGACGGCTGCTGTTGCCCGACAATTGGCCTGAAGGCGTGTATCCCCTTCGCAGGGATTATGAAGAGTGGGATAATGACGCGATCAGAGACAGAGGGATAAAATAA